One region of Mesomycoplasma ovipneumoniae genomic DNA includes:
- a CDS encoding Y-family DNA polymerase, which translates to MPKIIAHIDIDTFFVSSEIRLDPTLQGQPIAISRKEDFAMAVSISKEVKEKGFKITDKTINIKKKIPNLVVIEPNLAYYRFLSRQFFDFITKNFTKKIEIYSIDECFLDLSDYLNKFNTIYQMLYYIKKKLQKELKLPISIGVSHNKLLAKMATNLAKHTPEKITVIPRNKIKPLIYSQKIEKLFGIGMVTAQKLKNIGIFTINDLVKAGVDNEKIIQVLGVQRHELFQSLTSTGDNIVSNKPENFKSVSHFRTFSHCDTLTKTETLLLISEFLPSLVAKLDQFNKGANRVEIYFKLKNKEQNRFFTDLSQPSNNYDLLYNNLVALANKIDDFSLLLGFGICLSKISDYDKSMLNTSQKVKNIIASVNKKIGLKKLVVLKSFKN; encoded by the coding sequence ATGCCAAAAATAATTGCCCACATTGATATTGATACTTTTTTTGTCTCATCAGAAATTAGACTTGATCCAACATTACAAGGGCAGCCAATTGCAATTTCTCGAAAAGAGGATTTTGCAATGGCTGTTTCTATTTCTAAAGAGGTCAAAGAAAAAGGTTTCAAAATTACCGATAAAACGATAAATATTAAAAAAAAGATCCCAAATTTGGTTGTAATTGAACCAAATTTGGCTTATTATCGGTTTTTGTCAAGGCAATTTTTTGATTTTATCACTAAAAATTTTACAAAAAAAATTGAAATTTACTCGATTGACGAGTGCTTTTTGGATTTGAGTGATTATCTTAACAAATTTAATACAATTTACCAAATGTTGTACTATATTAAGAAAAAGTTACAAAAAGAACTTAAATTACCAATTTCAATAGGTGTTTCTCATAATAAATTATTGGCAAAAATGGCCACTAATTTAGCAAAACATACACCAGAAAAAATCACTGTTATTCCAAGAAATAAAATCAAACCACTTATTTATTCCCAAAAAATCGAAAAGCTTTTTGGAATAGGAATGGTTACAGCTCAAAAACTAAAAAATATTGGAATTTTTACCATTAATGATCTAGTAAAAGCAGGAGTTGATAATGAAAAAATTATTCAAGTTTTAGGTGTTCAGCGTCATGAGCTATTTCAATCTTTGACTTCAACAGGAGACAACATTGTTTCAAACAAGCCAGAAAATTTCAAAAGTGTCTCACATTTTCGCACTTTTTCTCATTGTGACACACTTACAAAAACAGAAACACTACTTTTAATTTCAGAATTTTTACCAAGTTTAGTCGCCAAACTAGACCAGTTTAACAAAGGGGCAAACCGTGTTGAAATATATTTTAAGTTAAAAAACAAAGAACAAAACCGTTTTTTTACAGATTTATCTCAACCTTCAAATAATTATGATTTGCTGTACAATAATTTAGTTGCACTTGCAAACAAAATTGATGATTTTTCATTATTATTAGGGTTTGGAATTTGTTTGTCAAAAATTTCTGATTATGATAAAAGTATGTTAAATACTAGTCAAAAAGTTAAGAATATTATCGCAAGCGTAAATAAAAAAATAGGTTTAAAAAAATTAGTTGTGCTAAAATCATTTAAAAATTAG
- a CDS encoding MHO_1590 family protein — MQITAKILSGLLATGIIVGGGILGWYLYNSRVEKSLSPLKKQLDFEVKNESEYKDNDVFPNIYANDFYDTIKVKQGKVYIDEWLVENVIKEIISKVKVSFGSLNFRYKIDENQQTIYIEILWKYKKNKLNRNYKISLYQDI; from the coding sequence ATGCAAATCACTGCTAAAATTTTATCAGGCCTTCTTGCAACAGGGATTATTGTCGGCGGTGGAATCCTAGGTTGGTATTTGTATAATTCTAGAGTTGAAAAATCACTATCACCTTTAAAAAAACAACTAGATTTTGAAGTCAAAAATGAATCAGAATACAAAGATAACGATGTTTTTCCCAATATTTATGCTAATGATTTTTACGATACAATAAAAGTAAAACAAGGAAAAGTTTATATTGATGAGTGATTAGTTGAAAATGTTATCAAGGAAATTATTTCAAAAGTTAAAGTATCATTTGGATCTTTGAATTTTCGGTACAAAATTGATGAAAATCAGCAAACAATTTATATTGAAATTCTCTGAAAATATAAAAAGAATAAATTAAATAGAAATTATAAAATTAGCTTGTACCAAGATATTTAG
- a CDS encoding MHO_1580 family protein, which yields MNLDLIPSQSPEIQIARSYGQISFNYASNSSPNGIRQFVKIERDIVSNRYTVIVTVFSKIPGKVNAYVQVNNSIPAGPKVLELLPERFNQAIFTFGGLDGQKSKDNTDKFQKIDNILVYLTKDNEQKMMLDNVVKIRNFSDVRKEYSIQNQGIGFKLLKSIKMANLGADASREFSKTYEKIDEQTVYFFPVKFIQEKHNINIFKVGVDPETFHAGNIDRQINISDLKLTNLPIKSATAAKNFLNLSFQFRPDIYNKNTKPEIVEGKYIIGDIFITSSTFYDSKERVVFSGNSQISQQGFIIPYNFSGSLNPKVEMSINSDFEKISVGFSQQIHKKLIDYEKKKGIYRLKITNYLTPFIKSDEIKISNQDFKYVATNFLTIEQLRDLSFTNFKEDEENQLEE from the coding sequence ATGAATTTAGATCTTATTCCAAGCCAAAGCCCTGAAATTCAAATTGCAAGAAGCTATGGCCAAATTTCTTTTAACTATGCATCAAATTCATCACCTAATGGAATTAGACAATTTGTAAAAATCGAACGCGATATTGTTTCAAACAGATATACAGTAATTGTCACTGTTTTTTCAAAAATACCGGGAAAAGTGAATGCTTATGTTCAAGTAAATAATTCAATTCCTGCAGGTCCAAAAGTTTTAGAATTATTACCCGAGCGATTTAATCAAGCAATTTTTACTTTTGGTGGTCTTGATGGCCAAAAAAGCAAAGATAATACTGACAAATTTCAAAAAATAGATAATATTTTAGTGTATTTGACAAAAGATAACGAGCAAAAAATGATGCTTGATAATGTGGTAAAAATCCGCAATTTTTCAGATGTACGCAAAGAATATTCTATCCAAAATCAAGGAATTGGTTTTAAGCTCTTAAAATCAATAAAAATGGCAAATTTAGGAGCTGACGCCTCACGTGAATTTTCTAAAACTTATGAAAAAATCGACGAACAAACAGTTTATTTTTTCCCTGTTAAATTTATTCAAGAAAAACACAATATAAATATTTTCAAAGTTGGGGTTGATCCTGAGACTTTTCATGCCGGAAATATCGATCGCCAAATCAATATTTCTGATTTAAAACTGACAAATCTGCCAATAAAATCAGCCACAGCAGCAAAAAATTTTTTAAATTTATCCTTCCAATTTCGCCCAGATATCTATAATAAAAACACAAAACCTGAAATTGTTGAAGGAAAATACATAATTGGGGATATTTTTATAACTTCAAGTACTTTTTATGATTCAAAAGAACGGGTTGTTTTTAGTGGAAATTCACAAATTTCCCAACAAGGATTCATTATTCCTTATAATTTTTCAGGATCCTTAAATCCAAAAGTTGAAATGTCTATTAATTCTGATTTTGAGAAAATTAGTGTTGGTTTTTCTCAACAAATACACAAAAAATTGATTGACTATGAAAAGAAAAAAGGAATTTACCGTCTGAAAATAACAAATTACCTAACTCCTTTTATAAAATCTGACGAAATTAAAATTTCTAATCAAGATTTTAAATATGTTGCAACTAATTTTTTAACAATTGAGCAGCTAAGAGATCTTTCTTTTACTAATTTTAAAGAAGATGAAGAAAATCAGTTAGAAGAATAG
- a CDS encoding MG284/MPN403 family protein, with protein sequence MDNFRKPARSLRKKLKDPSEWTFVQKKSLVSFLFLYHKTNKLHSQKEKVYETLGIANKNDDLPISAIERALSLLEPRYTKLLIKEFIDNDRNWIKKYWSKSTYYKNMHKAIDQFIIILNL encoded by the coding sequence ATGGATAATTTCCGTAAACCTGCAAGATCATTGCGTAAAAAATTAAAAGATCCATCAGAATGGACATTTGTTCAAAAAAAATCACTAGTTTCTTTTTTATTCCTATATCATAAAACTAATAAACTCCACTCACAAAAAGAAAAAGTTTATGAAACTTTAGGAATTGCAAATAAAAATGATGATTTACCAATTTCAGCAATCGAAAGAGCACTTTCACTCTTAGAGCCTAGATACACTAAACTTTTAATCAAAGAATTTATCGATAATGACCGTAATTGAATTAAAAAATACTGGTCAAAATCTACATATTATAAAAATATGCACAAAGCAATCGACCAATTTATTATAATTTTGAATCTTTAG
- the obgE gene encoding GTPase ObgE, with protein sequence MRFIDQVSIEIQAGRGGDGVISFRREAHVDKGGPDGGDGGNGGSIYFIGDSGLNSLFPFYQTKKIFGNNGENGRSKNRTGANGKDIFIKVPLGTQVFSKNTLICDVVTQKKYLIARGGKGGQGNARFKNSRNKAPRISENGEEGQKLVLQLELKVMADIGLVGKPNAGKSTLLSLISNSKPKIANYEFTTIVPQLGMVKSYNDSFVVADLPGLISGASLGKGMGIVFLKHIERCRAIAHVIDFGSQEKNPIDDFKSINAELGNFSQKLLKLSQIIIANKSDLPSFKKNFHLFQQEFPEIPVIEASLISNNSAEIQNIKRKMFELILQANQTENIEETEKKEDFVEYNLEAPFLITNKFPGFYEVTGELIKKIVNKIPLNSQENIFRFNSKIKNIGLWNELLKLGIKSGDTVKIYNFEFQWS encoded by the coding sequence ATGAGATTTATTGATCAAGTTTCAATAGAAATTCAGGCAGGTAGGGGCGGAGATGGGGTAATATCGTTTCGCAGAGAGGCTCATGTTGATAAAGGTGGGCCAGATGGCGGAGACGGTGGTAATGGAGGTTCTATTTATTTTATTGGAGATTCTGGTCTAAATTCGTTATTTCCGTTTTATCAAACTAAAAAAATTTTTGGAAATAACGGTGAAAATGGTAGATCAAAAAATAGGACCGGAGCTAATGGTAAGGATATTTTTATAAAAGTCCCCCTTGGAACACAAGTGTTTTCAAAAAACACTTTGATTTGTGATGTAGTTACTCAAAAAAAATATTTAATTGCCCGTGGCGGCAAAGGCGGTCAGGGCAATGCCCGTTTTAAGAATTCAAGAAATAAAGCACCTCGAATATCTGAAAACGGTGAAGAAGGTCAAAAATTAGTTCTTCAACTTGAACTCAAAGTCATGGCTGATATCGGCCTGGTTGGTAAACCAAATGCCGGAAAATCCACACTTTTATCATTAATTTCTAACTCTAAACCCAAAATTGCTAATTATGAATTTACAACTATTGTTCCGCAATTGGGCATGGTAAAATCTTACAATGATTCATTTGTTGTCGCAGATTTACCTGGTTTAATTTCAGGAGCAAGTTTGGGAAAAGGAATGGGAATTGTTTTTTTAAAGCATATCGAACGTTGCCGTGCAATTGCTCATGTGATTGACTTTGGCAGCCAAGAAAAAAACCCGATTGATGATTTTAAAAGTATTAATGCCGAACTAGGTAATTTTAGCCAAAAATTGCTAAAACTAAGCCAAATAATAATAGCAAATAAATCTGATTTACCCAGTTTTAAAAAAAATTTTCACCTTTTTCAACAAGAATTTCCCGAAATTCCCGTAATTGAAGCTAGTTTGATTTCAAATAATAGCGCTGAAATTCAGAATATAAAGAGAAAAATGTTTGAACTTATTTTGCAAGCAAATCAAACTGAAAATATCGAGGAAACAGAAAAAAAGGAAGATTTTGTTGAATATAATCTTGAGGCACCATTTTTAATTACTAATAAATTTCCAGGATTTTACGAAGTTACTGGTGAGTTAATTAAAAAAATAGTTAATAAAATACCATTAAATTCTCAGGAAAATATTTTTAGATTTAACTCGAAAATTAAAAATATAGGCTTGTGAAATGAACTTTTAAAACTAGGAATAAAATCAGGTGACACTGTTAAAATTTATAATTTTGAATTTCAATGAAGTTAA
- a CDS encoding phosphotransferase, with protein MKKISIGFTNKSFRKDSQFIQEKVYNGMNHQIDYSILSNFDFVPKLISNSKEQIIWEWIEGSDVEITTESLEKIAFQLRQIHNSNLVFPPSNHAFRVEQYLKTLSEKGIKNPTIEKYNPFINEILVNMDKTKPLHNDLWLMNMVERNKKIYFLDWEYASKGDIHFDLAYFIESARLDNDQEKTFLNFYGKLNYKLILLHRIFVLYLIILWVNAQETKYFDDTPYMEKLDNLYEQYKLWKE; from the coding sequence ATGAAAAAAATTTCAATTGGTTTTACTAATAAATCTTTTCGCAAGGATTCACAATTTATTCAAGAAAAAGTTTATAACGGAATGAATCATCAAATCGATTATTCAATTTTATCAAATTTTGATTTTGTTCCGAAATTAATATCTAATTCAAAAGAACAAATTATTTGAGAATGAATTGAAGGATCTGATGTTGAAATTACCACTGAATCGCTTGAAAAAATTGCTTTTCAATTAAGACAAATTCATAATTCAAATTTAGTTTTCCCACCGTCTAATCATGCATTTCGAGTAGAACAATATTTAAAAACTCTATCTGAAAAAGGGATAAAAAACCCTACAATTGAAAAATATAACCCATTTATCAATGAAATTTTGGTAAATATGGATAAAACTAAACCACTTCATAATGACTTGTGATTAATGAATATGGTTGAAAGAAACAAAAAAATTTATTTTTTAGATTGAGAATATGCATCAAAAGGCGACATACATTTTGATCTTGCATATTTTATAGAATCTGCAAGGTTAGATAATGATCAGGAAAAAACTTTTCTTAATTTCTATGGAAAACTAAATTATAAACTAATATTATTGCATAGAATTTTCGTTCTTTACCTTATAATTTTATGAGTCAATGCTCAAGAAACTAAATACTTTGACGATACCCCTTACATGGAAAAATTAGATAATTTATACGAACAATATAAATTATGAAAGGAATAA
- the recA gene encoding recombinase RecA: MTEINDKSLLKQALSDIKKKFGNESIMVLGEKPPIDTEVFSSGSMAIDMALGIGGFPKGRIIEIYGPESSGKTTITLHAIAEVQKRGGIAAFIDAEHSIDSQYAKNLGIDIDNLILSQPDSGEQALDIVDTLAKTKAIDLIVVDSVAALVPMAELQGEMKDQVIGAQARLMSKALRKITASLNKNGTTVIFINQIREKVGVIFGNPETTPGGRGLKFYASIRLDVRKVQQISTGNDITGHSVKIKVVKNKLAIPFKTALVEIVFAKGISKSAELIHLGEELGILTRKGSWFAYKGENIAQGKMNLKLLLENNEKLFNEIKEEITEKLNENQKENTEI; encoded by the coding sequence ATGACTGAAATAAACGATAAATCACTATTAAAACAAGCTTTAAGTGACATTAAGAAAAAATTTGGAAACGAATCTATCATGGTTTTAGGCGAAAAACCTCCGATTGACACTGAAGTTTTTTCCTCTGGAAGTATGGCCATTGATATGGCTCTGGGAATTGGTGGATTCCCAAAAGGTAGAATTATTGAAATTTATGGTCCTGAATCATCAGGAAAAACAACTATTACCTTGCACGCGATTGCCGAAGTTCAAAAGCGCGGTGGAATTGCGGCATTTATTGACGCTGAACACTCGATTGATTCTCAATATGCAAAAAATTTAGGAATTGATATTGATAATTTAATTCTTTCTCAGCCAGATTCGGGTGAACAAGCCCTTGATATTGTCGACACATTAGCAAAAACAAAAGCTATTGACTTGATTGTTGTAGATTCGGTTGCCGCTTTAGTACCAATGGCCGAACTCCAAGGCGAAATGAAAGATCAAGTAATTGGGGCACAAGCACGACTTATGTCAAAAGCACTTCGAAAAATAACTGCATCATTAAATAAAAACGGTACAACGGTTATTTTTATCAATCAAATTCGTGAAAAAGTAGGAGTAATTTTTGGAAACCCAGAAACAACACCAGGTGGAAGAGGACTAAAATTTTATGCTTCAATTCGACTTGATGTTAGAAAAGTCCAACAAATTTCAACAGGAAATGATATAACAGGGCATAGCGTAAAAATAAAAGTTGTTAAAAATAAGCTTGCAATCCCATTTAAAACAGCATTAGTTGAAATTGTTTTTGCAAAAGGTATTTCAAAATCTGCCGAACTTATTCATTTAGGTGAGGAATTAGGTATTCTTACCAGAAAAGGATCATGATTTGCATATAAAGGCGAAAATATTGCACAAGGAAAAATGAATTTGAAGCTATTACTTGAAAACAATGAGAAATTATTTAATGAAATAAAGGAGGAAATTACTGAAAAACTAAACGAAAATCAAAAGGAAAATACAGAAATATAG
- a CDS encoding phospholipase D-like domain-containing protein, translated as MFKRAKWIFYYFFLLIFLAGFSGTIYIIYVYLSRNIDWIAILAFVSVYSSTSLFNLFILLQRRRHEAKISWLIACSILPIIGPIAYIFLGRKYSNHQDIKHYFSQYQYFISPNKTDEKLLEKIPKTDRDLLVYSSEYFLSPVQKFTGDLLVDGHSFFEKLFNDIQKAKKFIFIDIYIVKNDFIWKKLKKMLINKRKQGVKIKILVDSFGAYYIKTRQWLELRSQKIEILLFNALKLPFISGQSFYRNHRKVFLIDGKIVYTGGNNISEEYSGFDKNYGYWMDLNLRLEGEIVETYCRNFLFHWSKWGKKNISKSEINNFCKFEENSIQSTKIKNLGVVIQNGPNLPDSLIEGFILKSIYSAKKNIKIFTPYFVPTQKIIDALKDVLLAKIEVEIFIPGRNDIIMIKSFNHYFAYKLLKKGAKIYFFKEIFFHGKSIIIDDNIGMIGTANLDARSLFFQYETNLFFKGKILNKFLNHIDLLKKQNIIDEIKAFNKISNIFKFLIFFLKTLV; from the coding sequence ATGTTCAAAAGAGCAAAGTGGATTTTTTACTATTTTTTTTTATTAATTTTCCTTGCGGGTTTTAGCGGAACTATTTACATAATTTATGTTTATCTGTCTAGAAATATTGATTGAATCGCGATTTTAGCATTTGTTTCAGTTTATAGTTCTACTTCCCTCTTTAATTTATTTATTTTGCTACAAAGAAGAAGACATGAAGCAAAAATTTCATGGCTTATTGCTTGTTCTATTTTGCCAATAATTGGTCCAATTGCTTATATTTTTTTAGGGCGTAAATACTCAAATCACCAAGATATTAAGCATTATTTTTCACAATATCAGTATTTTATTAGCCCAAATAAAACTGATGAAAAGTTATTAGAAAAAATCCCTAAAACTGACCGAGATTTATTGGTTTATTCAAGTGAATATTTTTTATCACCTGTTCAAAAATTTACCGGCGATTTACTTGTTGATGGTCATAGTTTTTTTGAAAAACTTTTTAACGACATTCAAAAGGCGAAAAAATTCATTTTTATTGATATTTATATAGTAAAAAACGACTTTATTTGAAAAAAATTAAAAAAAATGCTAATTAATAAACGCAAACAAGGTGTAAAAATTAAGATTTTGGTTGATTCTTTTGGGGCTTATTACATAAAAACACGGCAATGACTTGAATTAAGAAGTCAAAAAATTGAAATTCTTTTGTTTAATGCGCTCAAATTACCTTTTATTTCAGGTCAAAGTTTTTATAGAAACCACCGAAAAGTATTTCTAATTGATGGAAAAATTGTATATACTGGTGGAAATAATATTTCTGAAGAATACTCAGGTTTTGACAAAAATTATGGCTATTGAATGGATTTAAATCTTCGACTTGAAGGTGAAATTGTAGAAACTTATTGCCGAAACTTCCTATTTCATTGGTCAAAATGAGGTAAAAAAAATATTTCTAAATCTGAAATTAATAATTTTTGTAAATTTGAAGAAAACAGCATCCAATCTACCAAAATTAAAAATTTAGGGGTTGTTATTCAAAATGGGCCAAATTTACCTGACTCATTAATTGAGGGTTTTATTTTAAAAAGTATTTATTCGGCCAAAAAAAATATTAAAATTTTTACACCATATTTTGTACCAACACAAAAAATTATCGACGCGCTCAAGGATGTTTTACTTGCAAAAATAGAAGTAGAAATTTTCATACCTGGCAGAAACGACATTATAATGATTAAAAGTTTTAATCATTATTTTGCATACAAATTGTTAAAAAAAGGCGCTAAAATTTATTTTTTTAAGGAAATCTTTTTTCACGGGAAATCAATAATTATTGACGATAATATTGGAATGATTGGGACAGCAAATTTAGATGCTAGATCCTTATTTTTCCAGTATGAAACCAATTTATTTTTTAAAGGTAAAATTTTAAACAAGTTCTTAAATCACATTGACTTACTTAAAAAACAAAATATTATTGATGAAATAAAAGCATTTAATAAAATTTCTAATATTTTTAAGTTTTTAATTTTCTTTTTGAAAACTTTGGTTTAG
- the secG gene encoding preprotein translocase subunit SecG, whose protein sequence is MLKTVLIIFIAIFGFLIVLVSLIMSPHSNSFSGALIGSSDLDLFQVSKERGIKKFTKWSMFILGFIFLALSLVIRLL, encoded by the coding sequence ATGTTAAAAACGGTTTTAATTATTTTTATTGCGATTTTTGGTTTCCTGATTGTTTTAGTTTCGCTAATTATGTCGCCACATTCAAACTCATTCTCAGGAGCACTAATCGGATCGAGTGATTTGGATTTATTCCAAGTTTCAAAAGAGCGTGGTATCAAAAAGTTCACAAAATGATCAATGTTTATATTGGGCTTTATTTTTTTAGCTCTGTCGTTAGTAATTAGGTTGTTATAA